A portion of the Verrucomicrobiota bacterium genome contains these proteins:
- a CDS encoding DUF1501 domain-containing protein, protein MTMKSVPATPMVSRREMLRRSSLGFGSLALAGLMGEQARTAGSTAQPSRPHFAPRAKHVIFAYMSGGVSHVDSFDPKPELRKRHGQPMPVPVRPTMFNQNGNIMASPWEARPRGQSGIEMTDLFPQLAALADDLAVIRSMTSKVSEHAQGNYFFHTGLPFMGHPSAGAWVSYGLGTENRDLPGFVVLQSGGAVAPHGGVGLFSSGFLPAQHQASVIRVDKQPALPNVKPREADARQRQRLHFIRDLDEKFSQTTGDAAVEAAIRNYETAYRMQVAVPELCDIRGESEATKKLYGLDSAHKQCASYGMQCLVARRLIERGVRFVELSCLNESIGAGNAPNPWDQHGKLREGHGAMAHQVDTGLAGLIRDLKARGLFDETLIIFSGEFGRTPFSQGSDGRDHNPYGFSLWLAGGGVNGGTTHGATDELGYYAIEDKCEIYDLYATVLHLLGMDHERLTFRFGGRDFRLTDVHGHVLRKILV, encoded by the coding sequence ATGACAATGAAATCCGTGCCGGCAACACCAATGGTATCCCGCCGCGAGATGCTCCGTCGCTCGTCGCTCGGGTTTGGCTCGCTGGCGCTGGCGGGGTTGATGGGCGAGCAGGCGCGCACGGCGGGTTCAACGGCGCAGCCGTCGCGGCCGCACTTCGCCCCGCGGGCAAAGCACGTCATCTTCGCCTACATGTCGGGCGGCGTGTCGCACGTGGACTCGTTCGACCCGAAGCCGGAGTTGAGGAAGCGCCACGGCCAGCCGATGCCCGTGCCGGTGCGGCCGACGATGTTCAACCAGAACGGCAACATCATGGCCAGCCCGTGGGAGGCGCGCCCGCGCGGCCAGAGCGGCATCGAAATGACCGACCTCTTTCCGCAGCTCGCCGCGCTCGCGGACGACCTCGCCGTCATCCGCAGCATGACAAGCAAGGTCAGCGAGCACGCGCAGGGAAATTATTTCTTCCACACCGGCCTTCCGTTCATGGGACACCCGAGCGCGGGCGCGTGGGTGAGCTATGGCCTTGGCACGGAGAACCGCGACCTGCCGGGCTTCGTGGTGCTGCAAAGCGGCGGGGCGGTCGCGCCGCACGGCGGCGTGGGCCTTTTCAGCAGCGGCTTCCTGCCGGCGCAGCATCAGGCCAGCGTCATCCGCGTGGACAAACAGCCCGCGCTGCCCAACGTGAAGCCTCGCGAGGCCGACGCCCGCCAGCGGCAGCGACTGCATTTCATCCGCGACCTCGACGAGAAGTTTTCCCAGACTACCGGCGACGCCGCGGTCGAAGCCGCCATCCGCAACTACGAGACGGCCTACCGCATGCAGGTGGCCGTGCCGGAGCTGTGCGACATCCGCGGCGAAAGCGAAGCGACAAAAAAACTCTACGGCCTCGACTCGGCGCACAAGCAATGCGCCAGCTACGGGATGCAATGCCTCGTCGCGCGGCGGCTTATCGAGCGCGGCGTGCGCTTCGTCGAGTTGAGCTGCCTCAACGAAAGCATCGGCGCGGGCAACGCGCCGAACCCGTGGGACCAGCACGGCAAGCTGCGCGAGGGCCACGGCGCGATGGCGCATCAGGTGGACACCGGCCTCGCCGGGCTCATCCGTGACTTGAAAGCGCGCGGACTGTTCGACGAGACGTTGATCATCTTCAGCGGGGAGTTTGGGCGCACGCCCTTCTCACAGGGCAGCGACGGGCGCGACCACAACCCTTACGGCTTCAGCCTGTGGCTGGCTGGCGGCGGCGTGAACGGCGGCACGACGCACGGCGCGACCGACGAACTCGGCTACTACGCCATCGAGGACAAGTGCGAGATTTACGACCTCTACGCGACCGTGCTGCACCTGTTGGGGATGGATCACGAGAGGTTGACGTTCCGCTTCGGCGGCCGCGACTTCCGGTTGACGGACGTGCATGGTCACGTGTTGCGGAAGATCCTGGTGTGA
- a CDS encoding DUF1549 domain-containing protein — protein sequence MPVPNDHQLRFSPVFTAGFALCWSGLTLLAATSGTSEPAIDWAKERQFWAFQQPKAQARPSVKNKSWSRQPLDHFVLAKLEQKKLAPSAEADRRTLIRRANYDLAGLPPTPAEVDAFLADKSPQAYEHLVDRLLASPRFGERLASLWLPLARYAEDQAHQVGADTKFFYPNAYKYREWVINAFNRDLPYDQFVRLQVAADKISGASADDVLALGFLGLGPKYYNRNRIEVMADEWEDRVDTVTRTILGLTVACARCHDHKFEPITQRDYYAMAGVFASTRMLNRNPAGPSEKEDNSEKPGDASKMSPATQHIVEDDPKAQDLNIFLRGNPERKGDVVERSFLRVLSKDAPTPFKDGSGRRELAESLASRANPLTARVIVNRVWGAMFGRPLVATPSNFGHSGERPTHPELLDDLAARFMDSGWSVKALVREMATSATYRQSSVVEPKQTAADPDNSFLSRMNRRRMTVEQWRDGALFVGGQLDFAGGKSLELDDAANKRRTVHARVSRLKLNDFLMLFDYPDANVHAEKRSTTTTATQKLFLLNNPFAIGSAKSFAARVTGSEQLTDEARVQFAYKLLFGREPEKSELALALEFVRKPAAATGQSRWEQWSQLLFASNEFLYVD from the coding sequence ATGCCAGTCCCGAACGACCACCAACTTCGGTTCTCGCCGGTATTCACGGCTGGTTTCGCGCTCTGCTGGTCGGGCCTGACTCTGCTCGCCGCGACATCGGGGACCTCCGAACCTGCCATCGACTGGGCGAAAGAACGGCAGTTCTGGGCGTTCCAGCAACCCAAGGCCCAGGCGCGTCCGTCCGTGAAGAACAAGTCGTGGTCGCGGCAGCCGCTCGATCACTTCGTCCTCGCGAAGCTCGAGCAGAAAAAGCTCGCGCCATCGGCAGAAGCGGACCGCCGGACGCTCATCCGCCGCGCGAACTACGACCTCGCGGGCTTGCCGCCCACGCCCGCGGAAGTGGACGCATTCCTCGCGGACAAGTCCCCGCAGGCATACGAGCATCTCGTTGACCGTCTGCTTGCGTCACCGCGATTTGGCGAGCGACTCGCGAGCCTGTGGCTTCCACTCGCGCGTTACGCCGAGGATCAGGCGCATCAAGTCGGCGCGGATACGAAGTTTTTTTACCCGAACGCCTACAAGTATCGCGAGTGGGTGATCAACGCGTTCAACCGCGACCTGCCTTACGATCAGTTCGTGAGGCTGCAAGTCGCCGCGGACAAGATCTCCGGCGCATCGGCGGATGACGTTCTCGCGCTGGGATTCCTCGGGCTCGGGCCGAAGTATTACAACCGAAACCGCATCGAGGTGATGGCGGACGAGTGGGAAGACCGCGTGGACACCGTCACGCGCACGATCCTCGGGCTGACGGTCGCGTGTGCGCGCTGCCACGATCACAAGTTCGAGCCCATCACGCAGCGCGACTACTACGCGATGGCCGGCGTGTTCGCGAGCACCCGCATGCTCAATCGCAACCCGGCGGGCCCTTCGGAAAAGGAAGACAACAGCGAGAAGCCCGGTGATGCCTCCAAGATGAGCCCGGCCACGCAGCACATCGTCGAGGACGACCCAAAGGCGCAGGACTTGAACATCTTCCTCCGCGGCAATCCCGAGCGCAAAGGCGACGTGGTCGAGCGGTCGTTCCTGCGCGTGCTGTCGAAGGACGCGCCGACTCCGTTCAAGGACGGCAGCGGCCGGCGCGAACTCGCCGAGTCGCTCGCCTCGCGCGCGAATCCGCTCACCGCGCGGGTCATCGTGAACCGCGTCTGGGGCGCGATGTTTGGCAGGCCGCTCGTGGCCACGCCGAGCAACTTCGGCCACAGCGGCGAACGCCCGACGCATCCCGAACTGCTCGACGACCTCGCGGCGCGCTTCATGGACAGCGGCTGGTCCGTAAAGGCGCTTGTGCGCGAGATGGCCACGTCTGCGACCTATCGTCAAAGCTCCGTCGTCGAGCCGAAGCAGACGGCAGCCGACCCGGACAACTCGTTCCTTTCGCGCATGAACCGCCGCCGCATGACCGTTGAACAGTGGCGCGACGGCGCGCTGTTCGTGGGCGGGCAGCTTGATTTCGCCGGGGGCAAGTCGCTCGAACTCGACGATGCGGCGAACAAGCGGCGCACCGTCCATGCGCGGGTGAGCCGGCTCAAGTTGAACGATTTCCTGATGCTCTTCGATTATCCGGACGCGAACGTCCACGCCGAGAAGCGCTCAACCACGACGACCGCGACGCAGAAGCTTTTCCTGCTGAACAACCCGTTCGCCATTGGCTCCGCGAAGTCCTTTGCCGCGCGAGTCACGGGCAGCGAACAGCTCACGGACGAAGCTCGCGTGCAGTTCGCCTACAAACTGCTGTTCGGCCGCGAGCCGGAGAAGTCGGAACTTGCGCTCGCGCTTGAGTTCGTCCGCAAGCCCGCTGCGGCCACGGGCCAGTCGCGTTGGGAGCAGTGGTCTCAGCTCTTGTTTGCTTCGAACGAATTCCTGTATGTTGACTGA
- the carA gene encoding glutamine-hydrolyzing carbamoyl-phosphate synthase small subunit codes for MKAILALEDGTVFRGSPFGSRGSACGEVCFNTSMTGYQEILTDPSYKGQIVTMTYPLIGNYGVNSQDIESWRPHAAGFVIRELSPVVSNWRADWSLAEYLEKNGIPGIQGVDTRALTKKLRVRGAMNGFISTDPAVSEDDAVKRAKEFVFVGVDYVKEVTHKEAFAWDSKDEQSANWNLVRGNTTADARHVRDPLPAADVPIVAYDFGMKYNILRRLRQRGFRTQVVPATTSAAEALKHKPAGIFLSNGPGDPAALGYIVREVKTLVDTGIPIFGICLGNQLLGQAFGGRTFKLKFGHRGGNQPVKDLRSGRVEITSQNHGFAVDPQSLPADVEVDRVNLNDQTVEGMRHRTKPIFSVQYHPEASPGPHDSTPLFDEFRAMIAKS; via the coding sequence ATGAAGGCAATCCTCGCCCTCGAAGACGGCACGGTGTTCCGCGGTTCCCCGTTCGGGTCGCGCGGCTCGGCCTGCGGCGAGGTTTGCTTCAACACCTCGATGACCGGGTATCAGGAGATTCTCACCGACCCGAGTTACAAGGGGCAAATCGTGACGATGACGTATCCGCTCATCGGCAACTATGGCGTCAACTCGCAGGACATCGAGTCGTGGCGGCCGCACGCGGCGGGCTTCGTCATCCGCGAGCTTTCGCCCGTGGTGAGCAACTGGCGCGCGGACTGGTCCCTCGCCGAGTATCTCGAGAAGAACGGCATCCCCGGCATCCAGGGCGTGGACACGCGAGCCTTGACCAAAAAGCTCCGGGTGCGCGGGGCGATGAACGGCTTCATCTCGACGGACCCCGCCGTGAGCGAGGACGATGCTGTGAAACGCGCGAAGGAGTTCGTATTCGTCGGCGTGGACTACGTGAAGGAAGTCACGCACAAGGAAGCCTTCGCGTGGGACTCGAAGGACGAGCAGAGCGCGAACTGGAATCTGGTGCGCGGCAACACCACCGCCGACGCACGCCATGTGCGCGACCCGCTTCCCGCGGCGGACGTGCCGATCGTCGCCTACGACTTCGGGATGAAATACAACATCCTGCGCCGGCTAAGACAGCGGGGATTCCGCACGCAAGTCGTTCCCGCAACCACGAGCGCGGCCGAGGCGCTCAAGCACAAGCCTGCCGGGATCTTTCTCTCGAACGGCCCCGGCGACCCTGCCGCGCTCGGCTACATCGTGCGCGAAGTGAAGACGCTCGTGGACACCGGCATTCCCATCTTCGGCATCTGCCTCGGCAACCAACTGCTCGGGCAGGCGTTTGGCGGGAGGACCTTCAAGCTCAAGTTCGGCCATCGCGGCGGCAACCAACCCGTGAAAGACCTCCGTTCCGGCCGCGTCGAAATCACCTCGCAGAACCACGGCTTCGCCGTGGACCCGCAGTCGCTGCCCGCGGACGTCGAGGTGGACCGCGTCAACCTCAACGACCAGACCGTCGAGGGCATGCGGCACCGGACCAAACCCATCTTCAGCGTGCAGTATCACCCCGAGGCCTCGCCCGGCCCGCACGACTCGACACCGCTCTTCGACGAGTTCCGGGCGATGATTGCGAAGAGCTGA
- a CDS encoding DUF1501 domain-containing protein has product MLQRTAAGFGMVGLAGLLGPLAATGRSATGSASQAPHFAPRAKRVIFLFLNGGPSHVDTFDPKPALAKFEGKQPEGELYRKSKGSGFMPSPLQFARHGRSGIEVGETLPNLARVIDDCCVIRSAHTDVPNHEPALLQMCTGNIQPIRPSLGSWLLYGLGSENQNLPGYVVLRPSPKIVVGPALWSNSFLPAEFQATSVVTADMQVDKLVANVRNASIGETQQREGLDLLEKLNRMHLKQRGGDPELEGQIKAMETAFHMQSRAMQTFDISREPEHVRRAYGDSTFARSCLLARRLAEDGVRFTTIYYTSNGSNQPWDTHTNHDEGHKKLCADADQPAAALIADLKQRGLLDETLVIFCGEFGRTPYAENQKDKKAGRDHHHTAFSVLLAGGGVKGGLVYGASDELGMNAVENKVHVHDLHATVLHLMGIDHERLTYRYAGRDFRLTDVHGKVAEGILA; this is encoded by the coding sequence ATGCTCCAGCGCACGGCCGCGGGCTTCGGGATGGTCGGGCTTGCCGGTCTGCTCGGGCCGCTCGCCGCGACTGGTCGCAGCGCGACCGGTTCCGCCTCGCAGGCGCCGCACTTCGCGCCACGGGCCAAGCGCGTCATCTTTCTCTTCCTCAACGGCGGGCCGTCGCACGTGGACACCTTTGACCCGAAGCCCGCGCTCGCGAAGTTCGAGGGCAAACAGCCCGAGGGCGAACTCTACCGCAAGAGCAAGGGCAGCGGCTTCATGCCGTCACCGCTCCAGTTCGCCAGGCACGGCCGCAGCGGCATCGAGGTCGGCGAGACGCTGCCGAACCTCGCGCGCGTCATTGACGACTGCTGCGTCATCCGCTCCGCGCACACCGACGTGCCGAACCACGAGCCTGCGCTGCTTCAGATGTGCACGGGCAACATCCAGCCCATCCGCCCCTCGCTCGGCTCGTGGCTGCTCTACGGGCTTGGCTCGGAAAACCAGAACCTCCCCGGCTACGTCGTGCTGCGGCCAAGCCCCAAGATCGTCGTCGGCCCGGCGCTGTGGTCCAACAGCTTCCTGCCCGCCGAATTCCAGGCCACCAGCGTCGTCACCGCCGACATGCAGGTGGACAAGCTCGTCGCGAACGTCCGCAACGCGTCCATCGGCGAGACGCAGCAGCGCGAAGGGCTCGACCTCTTGGAGAAGCTCAACCGCATGCACCTCAAACAGCGCGGCGGCGACCCGGAACTCGAGGGCCAGATCAAGGCGATGGAGACCGCCTTCCACATGCAATCACGCGCGATGCAGACCTTCGACATCAGCCGCGAGCCCGAGCATGTGCGCCGCGCCTACGGCGACTCGACCTTCGCGCGCTCGTGCCTGCTTGCGCGCCGGCTTGCGGAGGATGGCGTGCGCTTCACCACCATTTACTACACCAGCAACGGCAGCAACCAGCCGTGGGACACCCACACCAACCACGACGAAGGCCACAAAAAACTCTGCGCCGACGCCGACCAGCCCGCCGCCGCGCTCATCGCGGACCTCAAGCAGCGCGGGCTGCTCGACGAGACGCTCGTCATCTTCTGCGGTGAATTCGGCCGCACGCCCTACGCCGAAAACCAGAAGGACAAGAAGGCCGGGCGCGACCACCACCACACCGCGTTCTCGGTGCTGCTCGCGGGCGGCGGCGTGAAGGGCGGCCTCGTGTATGGCGCGTCGGACGAACTCGGCATGAACGCCGTCGAGAACAAGGTGCACGTGCACGACCTGCACGCGACCGTGCTGCACCTGATGGGCATTGACCACGAACGACTCACCTACCGCTACGCCGGCCGCGACTTCCGCCTGACCGACGTGCATGGGAAGGTGGCGGAGGGGATTCTGGCGTAA
- a CDS encoding DUF1553 domain-containing protein yields MTRVPFRSSALPAPRRGRSFVLRFAPAGVLGCALLLARAGDEDFAARKSWWSFQPVRDPAIPTPKNSKWSAHPVDRFLLAKMEQRGLTPAPDADPRVFIRRLTFALTGLPPTPSEVEAFVTASSIGHRPSAIGHLTDRLLARPAFGERWARHWMDLVRYADSHGSEGDPEIPFAWRYRDYLIRAFNADVPADQLIREHLAGDLLPASQIRWNKSDGLNESALGPAHWRLVEHGFQPVDTLDDQVRVIENQIDVLGKAFQGLTIACARCHDHKFDPITQRDYTAVYGVLASSRPAQVQVDAPELLNKNRAELLALKSRIKAVLADSWKESIPQLIVQLTRGSSADPQRAALHKRIASIEREVDNLRHQALANRLVAQPATLEVPPELAPPLKHPPIVVPLPISRWSFDSDTRDQRGSLDGELVGNATLRNGRLVLDGKGSFLRTAPLPRDLREKTLEAWVAPATLDQRGGGVISIETTQPHHFDSIVFAEKDPRQWLAGSEFFKRTQSVAGAPETAKPGELVHIAIAYRADGTITLFRNGAPYGQSYKPAAALHVFPAGSARVLLGLRHTGAGNGFFAGEIDEARLYDRALTADDVAASFKAGPAGITSAQLAAAMTPEQRARHATLTADLVKLREELGTKALTPDDSLAAALKDAQSNVSNPLHAWAKLAKLDGAALSSGWTELVKVRHQQLNSTREHDAQFTTAWDFAKGDDAQWFRNGSAFDPGSAGVLAGRTREATKASGVTPDAVGQGLALSGDFSIEPEGDRVLKGLLPAGISSHLLSEKHGGLFTSPRFKITTDFISVRAAGGKGAMVRVIVDNYPLGSNPIFPKAELARDDPGWVRMDTAYRKGAMAYIEFGTADDLTRKLGKNSDPQGRSWFSAERVVFHDKELPRDEPPAPALLLFATHDLKSPAALAALYERTLQSAVDAWSGNTLTNEQAAFLDFFVRRALLPTSLKSLPKVAPLVAEYRRLEHELPAPRRAPGVIEGTTFDAPLFTRGEHSKPADPVPRAFIEVLGAKPFFPRPPDARPHPHSSGRLELANAIASPSNPLTARVMVNRTWHHLFGRGLVPTVDNVGRLGEKPTHPELLDYLASRFVAEGWSFKKLIRELVTSRVYQLASEPTPAARERDSDNELLSHFRVQRIEAESIRDALLAVSGRLDSAPFGPPVATGDRARRSIYLAVRRNNPSPFLETFDAPRPFTTLGRRDATNVPAQSLTLLNDPFVIDLAGAWAASLIRDGATADADACIRRMFVRAFTRTPTADEAAKSRRYLAELSREHGAAENLAASENVWRDFAQSLFNLKEFIYVR; encoded by the coding sequence ATGACCCGAGTGCCGTTCCGCAGCTCCGCCCTCCCCGCACCGCGACGCGGCCGGAGCTTCGTGCTTCGCTTCGCCCCGGCCGGCGTGCTCGGTTGCGCGCTGCTCCTCGCGCGCGCGGGGGATGAGGACTTTGCCGCCCGCAAGTCATGGTGGAGTTTTCAACCCGTCAGGGACCCGGCCATTCCGACACCAAAGAACTCGAAGTGGAGCGCGCATCCCGTGGACCGATTCCTCCTCGCGAAGATGGAGCAACGCGGCCTCACCCCCGCGCCCGATGCAGACCCGCGCGTGTTCATCCGCCGACTCACCTTCGCGCTCACGGGTCTGCCGCCAACTCCGTCCGAGGTGGAAGCGTTCGTCACCGCGTCTTCCATCGGCCATCGGCCATCGGCCATCGGCCATCTCACTGACCGTCTCCTCGCCCGCCCCGCCTTTGGTGAACGCTGGGCGCGGCACTGGATGGACCTCGTTCGCTACGCCGACTCGCACGGCAGCGAGGGCGACCCGGAGATTCCCTTCGCGTGGCGCTACCGCGACTACCTCATCCGCGCCTTCAACGCCGACGTGCCTGCCGACCAGCTCATCCGCGAGCACCTCGCCGGCGACCTGTTGCCCGCCTCTCAGATTCGCTGGAACAAAAGCGACGGCCTCAACGAATCCGCACTCGGGCCCGCGCACTGGCGGCTTGTCGAACACGGCTTTCAGCCCGTGGACACACTCGACGACCAAGTCCGCGTCATCGAGAACCAGATTGATGTCCTCGGCAAAGCCTTTCAGGGACTGACGATCGCGTGCGCGCGCTGCCACGATCACAAATTCGATCCCATCACACAGCGCGACTACACGGCTGTTTACGGTGTGCTCGCGAGCAGCCGCCCCGCGCAAGTGCAGGTGGACGCGCCCGAGCTGCTGAACAAGAATCGCGCCGAACTCCTTGCGCTCAAGTCGCGGATCAAGGCCGTCCTCGCGGACTCGTGGAAGGAGTCCATCCCGCAACTCATCGTCCAACTCACCCGCGGCTCCAGCGCCGACCCGCAACGCGCCGCGCTCCACAAACGCATCGCCAGCATCGAACGCGAAGTGGACAACTTGCGACATCAAGCCCTGGCAAACCGTTTGGTAGCGCAGCCTGCCACCCTGGAAGTCCCCCCAGAATTGGCTCCACCACTCAAGCACCCTCCGATTGTCGTTCCCTTGCCCATCTCCCGTTGGTCCTTCGACTCTGACACTCGTGACCAGCGCGGCTCGCTTGACGGCGAACTCGTCGGCAACGCCACGCTTCGCAACGGGCGCCTCGTGCTCGACGGCAAGGGCTCCTTCCTCCGCACGGCCCCGCTCCCGCGCGACCTGCGCGAGAAAACCCTCGAGGCTTGGGTCGCGCCCGCCACGCTCGACCAGCGCGGTGGAGGAGTGATTTCCATCGAAACGACGCAGCCGCATCATTTCGACTCCATCGTGTTCGCCGAGAAAGACCCGCGCCAGTGGCTCGCGGGCAGCGAATTTTTCAAGCGCACGCAATCCGTCGCCGGCGCACCGGAGACTGCAAAGCCCGGCGAACTCGTGCACATCGCCATCGCGTATCGCGCGGACGGCACCATCACCCTCTTTCGGAACGGTGCGCCCTACGGCCAGTCCTACAAGCCCGCCGCCGCGTTGCATGTGTTCCCCGCTGGCTCCGCGCGCGTGCTGCTCGGCCTCCGTCACACGGGCGCAGGCAACGGCTTCTTCGCCGGCGAGATTGACGAAGCGCGCCTTTACGACCGCGCGCTCACGGCTGATGATGTCGCCGCCAGCTTCAAGGCCGGGCCTGCCGGCATCACGTCCGCTCAACTCGCCGCGGCAATGACGCCCGAGCAGCGCGCGAGGCACGCCACGCTCACGGCTGACCTCGTGAAGCTGCGCGAGGAACTCGGGACGAAGGCACTCACGCCGGACGACTCCCTCGCCGCCGCCCTCAAGGACGCGCAGTCGAACGTCTCAAACCCGCTCCATGCCTGGGCGAAGCTGGCCAAGCTCGACGGGGCTGCGCTGTCGAGCGGCTGGACTGAACTAGTGAAGGTCCGGCACCAGCAACTCAACTCCACACGGGAACATGATGCGCAGTTCACAACTGCGTGGGACTTCGCGAAAGGCGACGACGCGCAATGGTTCCGGAACGGGAGCGCATTCGATCCGGGGAGCGCCGGCGTCCTCGCCGGCCGAACACGCGAAGCCACGAAGGCATCCGGCGTGACGCCGGATGCAGTAGGCCAGGGGCTTGCGCTCTCCGGAGATTTCTCCATCGAGCCCGAGGGTGACCGCGTGCTCAAGGGACTTCTCCCGGCTGGCATTTCCTCGCACCTGCTCAGCGAAAAGCACGGCGGGCTCTTCACCTCGCCGCGATTCAAGATCACCACGGATTTCATCAGCGTCCGCGCCGCCGGTGGCAAGGGCGCGATGGTTCGCGTGATCGTGGACAACTATCCCCTCGGCTCGAATCCCATCTTCCCCAAGGCCGAACTCGCACGCGACGATCCGGGTTGGGTCCGCATGGACACCGCGTATCGCAAGGGCGCGATGGCCTACATCGAGTTCGGCACGGCGGATGACCTCACGCGCAAGCTGGGAAAGAACAGCGATCCCCAAGGCCGCTCGTGGTTCTCCGCCGAGCGCGTGGTCTTCCACGACAAGGAATTGCCGCGCGACGAACCGCCCGCGCCCGCGCTGCTGCTCTTCGCGACCCACGACTTGAAGTCGCCGGCTGCGCTCGCCGCGCTCTACGAACGAACGCTCCAATCCGCGGTCGATGCGTGGTCGGGCAACACGTTGACGAACGAACAGGCCGCCTTCCTCGACTTCTTCGTGCGACGCGCCCTGTTGCCGACTTCGCTCAAATCCCTTCCCAAGGTCGCGCCGCTCGTCGCCGAGTATCGCCGGCTGGAGCACGAGCTTCCCGCCCCGCGCCGCGCACCCGGCGTCATCGAAGGCACGACCTTCGACGCGCCCCTCTTCACACGCGGCGAGCACTCGAAGCCCGCCGACCCGGTCCCGCGAGCCTTCATCGAAGTCCTCGGTGCAAAGCCTTTTTTCCCCCGGCCGCCAGACGCCCGACCCCATCCCCACTCCAGCGGCCGCCTCGAACTCGCCAATGCCATCGCCTCGCCATCCAATCCCCTCACCGCCCGCGTCATGGTCAACCGCACGTGGCACCACCTCTTCGGCCGCGGACTCGTTCCGACCGTGGACAACGTCGGCCGCCTCGGCGAGAAGCCCACGCACCCGGAGTTGCTCGATTACCTCGCGTCGCGCTTCGTCGCCGAAGGCTGGTCGTTCAAGAAGCTCATCCGCGAACTCGTCACCAGCCGCGTGTATCAACTCGCGAGCGAACCCACGCCCGCTGCGCGCGAGCGCGACTCGGACAATGAGTTGCTCTCGCACTTCCGCGTCCAGCGGATCGAAGCCGAGTCCATCCGCGACGCGCTGCTCGCCGTCAGCGGACGCCTCGACTCGGCGCCATTCGGCCCGCCCGTTGCGACCGGCGACCGCGCCCGCCGAAGCATCTACCTTGCGGTGCGGCGCAACAACCCCAGCCCGTTCCTCGAGACCTTCGACGCGCCGCGTCCGTTCACCACGCTCGGCCGGCGCGATGCCACCAACGTCCCCGCGCAATCGCTCACGCTGCTCAACGACCCGTTCGTGATCGACCTCGCGGGCGCATGGGCCGCGTCGCTCATCCGCGACGGAGCGACCGCCGACGCCGACGCCTGCATCCGCCGCATGTTTGTGCGTGCCTTCACGCGAACGCCGACCGCCGATGAAGCGGCCAAGTCCCGCCGCTACCTCGCCGAACTCTCGCGCGAGCACGGCGCGGCGGAGAACCTTGCCGCGAGCGAGAATGTATGGCGTGACTTCGCGCAATCGCTCTTCAACTTGAAGGAGTTCATCTATGTGCGGTGA
- a CDS encoding glycosyltransferase, which yields MGPQRLVIFVKAPRGGEVKTRLAQSIGPEAACAAYRHLVETLLANFDAPHEPDARTPLTRPAPSGSTLSPPPRRGEGWGEGCALVRSEDRNRGSWQAVGSLSSGAVSGQSASRKPQTPIELRFTPDDALAEIQPWLREGWRARPQGGGDLGERLKRACAEHFADGCEHLILIGSDCPDVTVDDIERARASLKHSDVVLGPATDGGYWLIGLNAPHLELFDEIPWSTDKVLARTLARAERLQQRVALLRELRDVDTVEDWQRLHRRP from the coding sequence ATGGGCCCGCAGCGGCTCGTCATCTTCGTGAAGGCGCCGCGCGGCGGCGAAGTGAAGACCCGCCTCGCGCAATCCATCGGCCCCGAAGCCGCCTGCGCCGCCTACCGGCATCTCGTGGAAACACTCCTCGCTAACTTCGACGCTCCCCATGAACCGGATGCTCGGACACCCCTCACCCGTCCCGCTCCGAGCGGGAGCACCCTCTCCCCTCCTCCGAGGAGGGGAGAGGGATGGGGTGAGGGGTGCGCTTTGGTCAGATCCGAGGACCGAAATCGCGGCAGTTGGCAGGCCGTTGGGTCGCTCTCTAGCGGCGCAGTCTCCGGACAATCCGCAAGCCGCAAACCGCAAACCCCAATCGAACTCCGTTTCACCCCCGACGACGCGCTCGCAGAAATCCAGCCATGGCTCCGCGAAGGCTGGCGCGCGCGACCCCAGGGCGGCGGCGACTTGGGCGAACGATTGAAGCGCGCCTGCGCCGAACACTTCGCCGACGGCTGCGAACACCTCATCCTCATCGGCTCCGACTGCCCGGACGTGACGGTGGACGACATCGAGCGGGCGCGGGCGAGTTTGAAGCATTCCGACGTCGTGCTCGGCCCCGCGACCGATGGCGGCTACTGGCTCATCGGCCTGAACGCGCCGCATCTGGAACTGTTCGACGAAATCCCGTGGAGCACGGACAAAGTGCTCGCCCGGACACTGGCCCGCGCGGAACGCCTGCAACAGCGCGTGGCCCTGCTGCGCGAGTTGCGCGACGTGGACACGGTGGAGGATTGGCAGCGGCTCCACCGCCGCCCATGA